From the genome of Hydrogenophilus thermoluteolus, one region includes:
- a CDS encoding PP2C family protein-serine/threonine phosphatase — MRFAIFQATSVGDRRKNEDRAGYAYSRDALLMMVADGMGGHVSGDRAAEVAVQVLAKAFSLAAKPTVDDPAAFLAHAFIEAHFAVNALVAGDRAGSDQQPRTTLVAALVQNGQLWIAHVGDSRLYHLRNGRVTLRTTDHSQAQLLLQQGLLTEADLRYHPSRNRLLASIGGEEVPRVEFTRRVTLQHNDVVALCSDGLWGQVDDEEIAKRLSVPNLEWATKALVEEAVTRAMGHSDNVTLLTMRWLETAHESLDAVLTETTAGVVTSIFSEMDDAVPSDLVLSDDEVDRAIQEINETIEKFRRNR, encoded by the coding sequence ATGCGGTTTGCCATTTTCCAGGCGACCTCGGTGGGCGATCGCCGCAAAAACGAAGACCGGGCTGGTTATGCTTACTCCCGCGACGCACTCCTCATGATGGTCGCCGACGGGATGGGGGGGCATGTCTCGGGTGACCGTGCCGCAGAGGTCGCGGTACAGGTTTTGGCCAAAGCCTTCTCGCTTGCGGCAAAGCCCACGGTCGATGATCCCGCGGCTTTTTTGGCCCACGCGTTCATCGAAGCCCATTTCGCGGTGAATGCGCTCGTTGCCGGCGATCGCGCCGGTAGCGATCAGCAACCGAGGACAACGCTGGTTGCCGCGTTGGTGCAAAATGGGCAGCTGTGGATCGCCCACGTCGGTGATTCGCGCCTCTACCATCTGCGTAACGGGCGGGTGACGCTGCGCACGACCGACCACTCCCAAGCGCAGCTCTTACTGCAGCAAGGGCTCTTGACCGAAGCGGATCTGCGGTACCACCCGTCGCGCAACCGGCTGCTGGCGTCGATCGGCGGTGAAGAGGTGCCGCGGGTCGAATTCACGCGGCGCGTCACGTTGCAGCACAACGATGTCGTCGCCCTCTGCTCCGACGGGTTGTGGGGGCAAGTGGACGACGAAGAGATCGCGAAGCGCCTCTCTGTGCCCAACCTGGAGTGGGCAACCAAAGCGCTGGTCGAAGAGGCGGTGACCCGCGCGATGGGCCATTCCGACAATGTGACGCTCTTGACGATGCGGTGGCTGGAAACCGCGCACGAATCGCTCGATGCCGTATTGACCGAGACCACCGCGGGGGTGGTGACCTCGATTTTTTCCGAGATGGACGACGCGGTGCCGAGCGATCTCGTGTTGTCCGACGACGAAGTCGATCGGGCAATTCAGGAGATCAACGAAACGATCGAAAAATTCCGGAGGAACCGATGA
- a CDS encoding serine/threonine protein kinase, producing the protein MAESAPNVPLPVGWLVEGYRIRSLVARGGFSFVYRVTGMDGQTYALKEFFPHEMVVRHAKEVEPTVLPGKEKAFYFGLKCFFDEGRTLGQIGHPNIVRVYSLFRAFETVFLAMAFEEGASLHDYIRRKRGRLRETFIRVLLIRLLKALREIHAHKLLHLDLKPANILLRQGGDPVLIDFGSARQGIAHEIAWVRTMFTPGYAPPEQLEAKKEAIGPWTDLYALGGIVYACMTGSSPPRAEERQTADPVPCKLAELQGVYSAELLDLTAQLLALDVANRPQSAYQVYKRIAESTYQLTRTSTLVVGGE; encoded by the coding sequence ATGGCTGAAAGTGCGCCGAACGTTCCGTTGCCCGTCGGATGGTTGGTGGAGGGTTACCGGATCCGATCGCTCGTGGCGCGCGGGGGCTTTTCATTCGTCTATCGGGTTACGGGAATGGACGGGCAGACCTACGCGCTCAAAGAGTTTTTCCCGCACGAGATGGTCGTGCGCCACGCCAAAGAGGTCGAGCCGACCGTTTTGCCAGGAAAAGAGAAGGCGTTTTACTTCGGCTTGAAATGTTTTTTCGACGAGGGGCGAACGTTGGGGCAGATCGGGCATCCCAACATCGTGCGGGTCTATAGCCTCTTTCGCGCGTTCGAGACGGTCTTTCTGGCGATGGCGTTCGAGGAAGGGGCGAGTTTACACGACTACATCCGCCGTAAGCGCGGGCGATTGCGTGAGACGTTTATTCGCGTGCTGCTCATTCGGCTGCTCAAAGCGTTGCGAGAGATTCATGCGCACAAACTGCTCCACCTCGACCTCAAGCCCGCCAATATTTTGTTGCGCCAGGGGGGAGATCCGGTGCTGATCGATTTCGGTTCGGCGCGGCAAGGGATCGCGCACGAGATCGCTTGGGTGCGGACGATGTTCACACCGGGGTACGCGCCGCCCGAACAGCTGGAAGCGAAAAAAGAGGCGATCGGCCCGTGGACCGATCTCTACGCGTTGGGTGGGATCGTCTATGCGTGCATGACGGGCAGTTCGCCGCCGCGCGCCGAGGAGCGCCAGACCGCAGACCCGGTGCCGTGTAAGTTGGCCGAACTGCAAGGAGTTTATAGCGCAGAGCTTTTGGACTTGACCGCGCAACTTTTGGCGCTCGATGTCGCGAACCGGCCGCAGAGCGCCTATCAAGTCTATAAACGGATCGCTGAAAGTACCTACCAATTGACGCGAACGAGTACGCTCGTGGTGGGCGGCGAATAG
- a CDS encoding YicC/YloC family endoribonuclease, whose product MIHSMTAFAAKRIALGPAAEATWELRSVNNRFLDLSFRLSDPWRPLEPELRQRLAGRIKRGKVEVRLQLQHTAESPPPAVDPKALAALAQLQATIRDHFPDAPPLSVGEIAQWPGVLSGDADDTEAQRAALLAAFDAAVDELIAHRAREGAQLAAALETRAQQLREWVREARRLAPEAHARYAAQLSAALAQITTPETEDRIRQEVALYAQKVDVAEELDRLDAHLDELAHTLTRDGPVGKRLDFLMQEFHREANTLSAKAAHPDLTRIALEMKVLIEQMREQVQNIE is encoded by the coding sequence ATGATCCACAGCATGACCGCGTTCGCGGCGAAGCGCATCGCGCTTGGCCCCGCTGCTGAAGCCACGTGGGAGCTCAGAAGCGTCAACAATCGCTTCCTCGACCTCTCCTTTCGCCTCTCCGACCCGTGGCGGCCTTTGGAGCCGGAATTGCGCCAGCGCCTTGCCGGACGAATCAAACGGGGCAAAGTCGAAGTGCGTCTACAACTCCAACACACCGCGGAAAGCCCTCCGCCCGCTGTCGACCCAAAAGCATTGGCGGCCTTGGCGCAGCTCCAAGCAACCATTCGCGACCACTTTCCCGACGCGCCGCCCCTCTCTGTCGGCGAAATCGCGCAATGGCCCGGGGTGCTCTCAGGTGATGCCGACGACACCGAAGCCCAACGTGCGGCGCTCCTTGCCGCGTTCGACGCCGCAGTGGACGAACTCATCGCCCACCGCGCCCGTGAAGGGGCGCAATTGGCTGCAGCGCTCGAAACGCGCGCCCAGCAACTCCGCGAATGGGTCCGCGAAGCGCGCCGTCTCGCCCCCGAAGCGCACGCCCGCTACGCCGCGCAACTCTCTGCAGCGCTTGCCCAGATCACCACGCCCGAGACCGAGGATCGCATCCGCCAAGAGGTAGCACTCTACGCCCAGAAAGTCGACGTCGCCGAAGAGCTCGATCGCTTGGACGCCCACCTCGACGAACTCGCCCATACGCTTACCCGCGACGGCCCCGTCGGGAAACGGCTCGACTTCTTGATGCAGGAGTTCCACCGCGAAGCCAACACCCTCTCGGCGAAAGCAGCACACCCGGACCTCACCCGCATCGCGCTGGAAATGAAGGTATTGATCGAACAGATGCGCGAACAGGTGCAAAATATCGAGTGA